A genomic segment from Toxotes jaculatrix isolate fToxJac2 chromosome 6, fToxJac2.pri, whole genome shotgun sequence encodes:
- the peak3 gene encoding inactive tyrosine-protein kinase PEAK1, producing the protein MASGSASRADDLPPALPVKQHRSHSFSRSSVESDCLIPSPAGLQHQNYAYNDVFPEPTDCHAAQCPIHQRYDPSRHQVRFFSDGTPPPVPKKRLARTLSLPGTNAPPLSPWSPLSPLQRHPKNFDNPLYMLAHIRDSCFHQETGEVRPDRRSPAPLPTLSQLSFDTPDEHLPYHFSSFDDQRVVSQGIQHRHLLFLRSMAKSMEAGILLQGEVSEEDVSTYQPQDFLLNEGSQAKQIGDTVYYSLRSPKFPGRALGLRVHKPTDELPSAHTEHQPSHVNVQNVIAHFQPSNSLRGDCSTLQTQEPSCPFMSDCTAAKPPGGGSTEFTTDPVNINLTSVQSLLQKGQTVSVERDVPHVTLEDFVQDSSSLQTSDCLVYDRQVCVLLLQILMGSQHLYNTSAAAAELRPREIFLVWPSTERDEEGNKLEQDASDTKKSFKSSRLKEEMECEKTNKNGRIQMLWTTRGSPRVVLSPQSSALSTPHPLASIKSQIEALIQYCLAPQESSTSLDSSPSLSKSSYRKSLLHLSSLLKSGSSGPQITDMVATLQVLLWGPRFTPFHNRGSTTTEVHNWLTIKRALLVMKLAERGLIQDQSALDWEDCMCLQYLSFTDPETIVSVTSQHVSILK; encoded by the exons ATGGCGTCTGGTTCAGCCAGCAGGGCGGATGACCTGCCACCAGCATTGCCTGTCAAACAGCACAG GAGTCATTCTTTCAGTCGCTCCAGCGTGGAGTCTGACTGCCTCATCCCCAGCCCTGCTGGACTCCAGCATCAAAACTACGCATACAATGATGTCTTCCCCGAACCTACTGATTGTCATGCAGCTCAGTGCCCCATACACCAGCGCTACG ATCCCTCTCGACACCAGGTGAGATTTTTCTCCGATGGCACCCCACCGCCTGTGCCAAAGAAGAGGTTAGCTCgcaccctctccctccctggcACCAATGCGCCTCCACTTTCTCCTTGGTCTCCCCTCTCTCCACTGCAGAGGCACCCTAAGAACTTTGACAACCCTTTGTACATGCTGGCTCACATACGTGACAGCTGTTTccatcaggagacaggagaggttAGGCCAGATAGAAGGAGTCCTGCACCCTTACCGACCCTCTCCCAGCTGTCCTTTGACACTCCAGATGAACATCTGCCCTACCACTTCAGCAGCTTTGATGACCAGAGGGTTGTTTCTCAGGGGATTCAGCATCGCCATCTACTCTTTCTGAGAAGTATGGCGAAGAGTATGGAGGCTGGGATCCTGCTGCAAGGAGAGGTATCAGAGGAGGATGTCAGCACATACCAGCCTCAGGATTTCCTGCTGAATGAGGGCAGCCAGGCAAAGCAGATTGGAGACACTGTTTACTACAGCCTGCGCAGCCCCAAGTTCCCAGGAAGGGCACTTGGTTTAAGG GTACACAAACCGACTGATGAACTTCCCTCGGCTCACACCGAACACCAGCCATCACATGTCAACGTGCAAAATGTTATCGCTCATTTCCAACCCAGCAACAGTCTGAGGGGTGACTGCAGCACATTACAAACTCAAGAGCCCTCCTGTCCTTTCATGTCAGACTGCACTGCTGCCAAACCACCAGGTGGAGGCAGCACCGAGTTCACCACAGATCCTGTAAACATTAATCTGACCTCAGTTCAGTCTTTACTCCAGAAAGGACAGACTGTGAGCGTTGAGAGAGACGTGCCGCATGTCACTCTAGAGGACTTTGTTCAGGACAGCAGCTCACTGCAGACCTCAGATTGTTTGGTTTatgacagacaggtgtgtgttctGTTGCTGCAGATATTAATGGGCTCACAACATCTGTACAACACCAGTGCCGCTGCAGCTGAGCTTAGACCCCGGGAGATCTTTCTAGTGTGGCCCAGCACGGAGAGGGATGAAGAAGGAAACAAGCTAGAGCAGGATGCTTCTGACACAAAGAAAAGTTTCAAGTCCAGCAGACTGAAAGAAGAGATGGAGtgtgaaaagacaaataaaaatgggAGGATCCAGATGTTATGGACAACGCGAGGCTCCCCTCGTGTAGTGTTAAGCCCACAGTCTTCTGCTCTGTCCACACCTCACCCCCTTGCCTCCATCAAATCCCAGATTGAAGCCCTAATTCAATACTGCTTGGCCCCACAAGAGAGCTCAACATCTCTGGACTCTAGTCCAAGTCTGTCCAAATCCTCATACCGAAAGAGTCTTCTTCATTTGTCCTCTCTGCTCAAGAGTGGGAGCAGCGGGCCCCAGATTACAGACATGGTGGCCACGCTTCAGGTGCTCCTCTGGGGCCCCCGTTTCACACCCTTCCATAATAGAGGCTCCACAACAACAGAGGTACACAACTGGCTGACAATCAAACGGGCCCTGCTGGTGATGAAGCTGGCAGAGAGAGGACTGATCCAAGATCAGTCTGCTCTGGATTGGGAGGACTGTATGTGCCTGCAGTACCTGTCATTTACAGACCCTGAGACGATTGTGAGTGTGACCAGTCAGCATGTGTCCAtcttgaaatga